Genomic window (Acidobacteriota bacterium):
GATAAACTCCTCAAGGAGATAGGCATCTGCCCGTTCGTGCGGGTCGGGATTGCTGTTCAAACCGTCCACGGCGCGCCAAACACGTTCCGTATGCAGATACTTCTTGATACCGATCGCCGACGCATCGGCGCGAGGTTTCAGAACCCACGGACCGGCGACGCGTTCCATAAATTCACCGATCTCCTGATAGTTCAAGGTATTCACGAATCTCGCCTGCGGTATCCCGTGGCGCTCGCCGGTCGCGCGCATCGCGAGTTTGTCGCGAAACAGACGCGCACGCGAACTGAACATTCCGCGAATGCAAAAATATTCTCGCAAACGCCCGGCGGTGATGACGTCGCCTTCCTCGAGCGCAACGATCCGCGTCGGTTTGACCATCCGCGCCGCCTCGATCGCGGCGTTCAGAAAAGAACTGATGTGCCCGTCGTCCGGGACCGGAATGATCCCGTCGAGACTCTCGCGCGCCCAGTCGTCGCCGACTTTCGACTCGCGCGTGAGCAAGTAAACACGATGGCCGAGAGCCTTGCATTCGCGAAGGAAATCGTTGCCTTTGAAATAGCTCGCAAGACAAAAAATGGTGTGTTTCTGCGGTTTCATTACGACATCATTATATCGGCTTTTGCGGCTTTAGTCTTGACAGGGCGGTGTCAAAAGCCGATAAGTGCGGCGGTCGTGAGCATCCGGCGTTAAACGTTTGCCACGGTCGATAACCGCCGTTACGGGGAGTCGCGCCAAAGGATCGCTTCGGCCCCCTATGCCAGGAAAGCGACAAAATCGGAGAATGCCGATAAGAACGCAAAAGCACGGACTCGACGTAACACGTTGGCTGGATTGGTTTCTGAGATGTCTCGCGTCGGCGCTCGATCGGTCGGAAGAAACGCTGGGCAAAGTGCTCGGCAAGGCTCGCTTTTGGGAATCGGTTTTGGACAAGCCGCTCAATTCCCGACAGCGACTCGTGCTCAACCGTTTGCTCGGCGGATTTCACGGCAAGCTGACGTCGTCGAAATGGGCGACGCTCAGGAAATCGTCACAGGACACGGCCTCGCGCGACATCGATGACCTGATCCGTAAAGGCATTCTCGCCCGCGGCCCCGCCGGCGGCCGAAGCACGAGTTACGAACTCATCCTTGCTCCCGATGCAGAGAAAACGGCGGAAGGATGATCGTGCGGGAGTTCAATATCCCGTTGTATCCTTCCGCCGACAATTCTGGTGCCCTCGGCTGGACTCGAACCAGCGACCTACTGCTTAGGAGGCAGTCGCTCTATCCAAACTGAGCTACGAGAGCGGTCTCGATTTGGGATTGGTGATTTGGGATTTGGGATTTGGGACCTAAGACAAAATCCGAAATCACAAATCACCAATCCCAAATCTCAAGAATCATAACTTATCAGGGACTTGACCTCATAACCATCAAACTTGTCGCGGCCCTTCAGGAAATTGAGCTCGACGACGAACGAAAGTCCGACGACCTTGCCGCCGAGGCTTTCGACGAGATCGACGACGGCGCGGGCGGTGCCGCCGGTCGCCAGCAGATCGTCGACGATCAGCACGCGATGGCCCTCGCCGACGGCGTCTTTGTGGACTTCAAGCGTGTCCTGCCCGTATTCGAGGTCGTACGACACCGAGACCTTTTCGGCCGGCAGTTTCTTCGGCTTGCGCACCGGAACAAAACCGGCGTTCATCTGATACGCGAGCGGCGCGGCGAAAATAAACCCGCGCGATTCGACGCCGATGACGGTGTCGATCTGCTCGCCCCGAAACTGATCGCAGAGCGCGTCGAGCGTCATACGCAACCCGGCGGGATCTTTCAAAAGCGTCGTAATGTCGTAAAAGTTGATGCCTTCCTTCGGAAAATCCGGCACTTCTCTGATAAGTTTTCTTAAGCTTTCCATAAGTTTTCTTG
Coding sequences:
- a CDS encoding Fic family protein gives rise to the protein MPIRTQKHGLDVTRWLDWFLRCLASALDRSEETLGKVLGKARFWESVLDKPLNSRQRLVLNRLLGGFHGKLTSSKWATLRKSSQDTASRDIDDLIRKGILARGPAGGRSTSYELILAPDAEKTAEG
- a CDS encoding adenine phosphoribosyltransferase, encoding MESLRKLIREVPDFPKEGINFYDITTLLKDPAGLRMTLDALCDQFRGEQIDTVIGVESRGFIFAAPLAYQMNAGFVPVRKPKKLPAEKVSVSYDLEYGQDTLEVHKDAVGEGHRVLIVDDLLATGGTARAVVDLVESLGGKVVGLSFVVELNFLKGRDKFDGYEVKSLISYDS